A part of Haladaptatus caseinilyticus genomic DNA contains:
- a CDS encoding sodium:solute symporter: MVVSLIDTGLLVLYMLGMIGIGYWGYQKSESLDDYLVAGRNIPLWMYVPVMSAVILGGASTVGGGGLGYKHGISGAWLVISLGIGTIALGFLVSTNLANLKAYSLGEVLERRFDKYSGTIGAVIAGVYALTIAITQTIAVGKVLSVLFDVDQGTMILLAGIIIVVYTSLGGMLTVTMTDFVQWCIMTVGIFCIALPLGLNSVGGVSGLMAELDPSYFDVTSIGLDAIASYFLLYVLGIMIGQDIWQRVFTAENADTARKGSIAAGVYAIVYGIVTAILGMIALVLLPSLPDSELALPQLILEIVPVGFSGIILAGFVSAMMSTADSALLASSTLFTRDVYKRFIDSDASDETYSNVSRLVIVILGAFMTYAAIEIGNVILALTLAYDLLTGCIFVPIFGAFFWKRATWQGALSSICVSAIVVVGTIYVYGFSSDLPIIFGLITGILCFVPVSYLSAPPAREKIEQWVRTLDSSAAVE; the protein is encoded by the coding sequence ATGGTTGTGTCACTCATTGACACTGGATTACTCGTTCTCTACATGCTGGGGATGATTGGCATCGGCTACTGGGGATATCAGAAATCCGAATCGCTCGACGATTATCTCGTAGCCGGTCGAAACATCCCACTTTGGATGTATGTCCCGGTTATGTCCGCCGTCATTCTCGGTGGTGCGTCCACTGTCGGTGGCGGTGGCCTGGGGTACAAACACGGTATTTCGGGTGCTTGGTTGGTTATCTCACTTGGTATCGGAACGATTGCCCTCGGATTTCTCGTTTCAACGAACCTCGCTAACCTGAAAGCGTACTCGCTCGGAGAGGTGCTTGAACGACGGTTCGACAAGTATTCCGGGACGATCGGTGCCGTAATCGCTGGCGTTTACGCACTCACCATCGCGATCACACAGACGATCGCCGTTGGAAAAGTTCTGAGCGTTCTCTTCGACGTTGACCAGGGCACGATGATTCTGCTCGCAGGTATCATCATCGTCGTCTACACCTCACTCGGTGGAATGCTCACGGTGACGATGACCGATTTCGTGCAATGGTGTATCATGACTGTCGGCATCTTCTGTATCGCCCTTCCGCTCGGTCTCAACTCGGTTGGTGGCGTCTCAGGGCTCATGGCAGAACTCGACCCCTCGTACTTCGATGTTACGTCGATCGGCTTGGACGCTATCGCTAGTTATTTTCTACTGTACGTCCTCGGCATCATGATCGGCCAAGATATCTGGCAGCGTGTGTTCACGGCGGAAAACGCAGATACGGCTCGAAAGGGGAGTATTGCAGCGGGGGTGTATGCGATCGTTTACGGTATTGTCACCGCGATTCTCGGGATGATCGCGCTGGTTCTTCTCCCGTCGTTACCCGATTCGGAGCTTGCCCTCCCACAACTTATCCTCGAAATAGTTCCGGTTGGATTCTCGGGAATCATCCTCGCCGGATTCGTTTCGGCGATGATGTCCACAGCAGACTCCGCACTTCTCGCATCGAGCACTTTGTTCACCCGAGACGTTTACAAGCGATTCATCGATTCCGATGCATCGGACGAGACGTATTCGAACGTCTCCCGACTGGTTATCGTCATCTTGGGCGCGTTCATGACGTATGCAGCGATCGAAATCGGGAATGTCATCCTCGCTCTTACCCTCGCGTATGATCTGCTCACCGGTTGTATCTTCGTCCCGATCTTCGGCGCGTTTTTCTGGAAGCGAGCGACGTGGCAGGGTGCACTCTCTTCGATCTGTGTGAGCGCGATCGTGGTCGTCGGGACGATCTATGTTTACGGCTTCTCCTCGGATTTACCCATTATATTTGGTCTGATCACCGGCATCCTGTGCTTCGTCCCGGTCAGTTACCTCTCGGCACCACCCGCCCGAGAAAAAATCGAGCAGTGGGTTCGCACGCTCGATTCGTCGGCCGCTGTCGAGTAG
- a CDS encoding ABC transporter substrate-binding protein, producing the protein MDLESWPPQEIGDKLVMWNWYDDWATYAKNAFSKEFDVNVTNSGFSSPEQWYSQLQGGNSEIDNISATANWVERSIENDLLYPLPVDKMPSWKNITKRVKDVGTYQKGGKTYGVPESIVLYPLTYNTNHFNKAPTSWDVLWDESNKGKITMWDNSTVSCQIAALYTGQNPIDPDDFKEIEEVLKQQKPLLKTYWGDYQQGMSMFVNEDVVAGPLTMGRTYSAKFHENAPVNYTAPKEGALFTSDLFVIPKGAPNPMTSLQFTNWASQKKHAAKLFTEMGYMPAVNIDSELSKEQREFTNWPDSWNLVFQKQLSQNVRDKYSEIWTAVKSA; encoded by the coding sequence ATGGACCTCGAATCCTGGCCGCCACAGGAGATAGGGGACAAACTCGTCATGTGGAACTGGTATGACGACTGGGCAACCTACGCGAAAAATGCCTTCAGCAAAGAGTTCGACGTCAACGTCACGAACAGTGGTTTCTCCAGTCCGGAACAGTGGTACTCACAACTCCAGGGTGGAAACTCCGAAATAGATAACATCTCGGCGACGGCGAATTGGGTCGAACGCTCCATCGAAAACGATTTGCTCTATCCACTGCCGGTCGATAAGATGCCGTCCTGGAAGAACATCACCAAGCGAGTGAAAGACGTCGGAACATACCAAAAAGGCGGGAAAACGTACGGCGTTCCGGAAAGTATCGTCCTCTATCCCCTGACGTACAACACGAATCACTTCAACAAAGCCCCGACATCGTGGGACGTTCTATGGGATGAGTCGAACAAGGGTAAAATCACGATGTGGGACAACAGCACCGTCTCCTGCCAAATCGCCGCACTCTACACGGGTCAAAATCCAATTGACCCCGACGATTTCAAGGAAATCGAAGAAGTGCTCAAGCAGCAAAAGCCGCTTCTGAAAACCTACTGGGGTGATTATCAACAGGGAATGAGTATGTTCGTCAACGAGGACGTTGTCGCCGGTCCACTTACCATGGGGCGCACGTACTCCGCAAAATTCCACGAAAACGCACCGGTAAATTACACCGCGCCGAAGGAGGGTGCATTGTTCACTAGCGACCTGTTCGTAATACCGAAAGGGGCACCCAACCCGATGACGAGTCTCCAATTCACCAATTGGGCATCCCAGAAAAAACATGCAGCGAAGCTGTTTACCGAGATGGGCTACATGCCCGCCGTGAACATCGATAGCGAATTATCCAAAGAGCAGCGCGAGTTCACGAATTGGCCGGACAGTTGGAACCTCGTGTTCCAGAAGCAACTGAGCCAGAACGTGCGAGATAAGTACAGCGAAATCTG
- a CDS encoding NrpR regulatory domain-containing protein, producing the protein MSDRLDNREYDLLRLIEVHGPIGSIRLVEQLQRRGYSIKGRTVRLLLSELDADGYTEKIPGKGRCLTKKGRSELRFGHVGGRLEQVRERIAVLTGQVTYNPFEDSGEIVSSAIDIPSSMVENALNTLNALADLPVAPIPVAIENPPSSAQSDDITRLFFPSSITLDGVLLSQGITTQLQVAGIVEYHPNPDSAPEQFAHEGTLSTEHGGAILRYTDAISGEGSTVDVADLLIEAGRSSIRPLLDGDDAGLVVVDNRELPLIRYEEALDIAAAVRAQLGGVIDFRKPREEGPFPRGQPGWDFASVTFGAVGELAISLLAEEGYSDFWISLHGLKRRSAFEPVASALAAENY; encoded by the coding sequence ATGTCCGACCGTCTCGATAATCGAGAGTACGACCTGCTCCGACTGATCGAAGTGCATGGTCCCATCGGAAGTATCCGTCTCGTGGAGCAACTCCAACGACGGGGCTACTCGATCAAGGGACGAACCGTCCGACTCCTCCTCTCTGAATTGGACGCGGATGGGTACACCGAAAAGATACCGGGGAAAGGTCGCTGTCTGACGAAGAAAGGCCGATCGGAATTACGATTCGGGCACGTCGGTGGTCGACTCGAACAGGTCCGAGAGCGGATTGCGGTCCTGACTGGCCAAGTCACGTACAATCCGTTCGAGGATAGCGGTGAAATCGTCAGCTCCGCCATCGATATTCCCTCTTCGATGGTCGAAAACGCGCTAAACACATTGAACGCGTTAGCAGACCTACCGGTCGCCCCCATCCCGGTAGCGATCGAAAATCCACCATCCAGCGCCCAGAGCGATGATATCACTCGGCTTTTCTTCCCATCGAGTATCACTCTCGATGGGGTATTACTTTCACAGGGAATCACCACCCAGTTACAGGTCGCGGGAATCGTGGAATACCATCCGAACCCGGATTCAGCGCCCGAGCAGTTCGCACATGAAGGGACACTCTCGACCGAACACGGAGGTGCCATTCTCCGTTACACCGATGCTATCAGTGGGGAGGGATCGACAGTGGATGTCGCGGATTTACTCATTGAGGCCGGGAGATCGTCTATCCGTCCGCTCCTCGATGGGGATGACGCTGGTTTAGTGGTTGTAGATAACCGTGAACTACCCCTGATACGGTATGAGGAGGCGCTCGACATCGCTGCTGCGGTCCGGGCTCAACTTGGAGGTGTTATCGATTTCCGAAAGCCCCGGGAAGAAGGGCCGTTTCCGCGCGGACAGCCCGGATGGGATTTCGCCTCCGTAACGTTTGGAGCGGTCGGCGAGCTCGCCATTTCCCTCCTTGCCGAAGAGGGGTATAGTGATTTCTGGATATCGCTCCATGGATTGAAAAGGCGGTCCGCCTTCGAACCAGTTGCATCTGCCCTTGCTGCCGAAAACTACTGA
- a CDS encoding pyridoxal phosphate-dependent aminotransferase: MTREALAAGAINLSQGIPDEDETPNAVKEAAREAITANSQYTITWGLPKLRQQISEKYREWKGVEYDSETEVTVTCGTSEAVMSALLAFCGKGDKVLYFEPTYESYIPAINFAGAEGVPLDITEDLTLDVDELQTAARDASLLILNTPQNPTGKVFSRAELEIIADVAADENLIVVTDEIYEHIVFDDEYVSPVEVGNLADRTIICTGLSKTYSVTGWRVGIALAPEPLSRELRKIHDYTSICAPTPFQVAGVEAYSLPPEYYSGLRDSYRERRELLYDGLRDVGLNPVKPDGAYYMMVRYDTDEDDIAFAKKLVRRAGVATVPGSSFYTDGSADWIRFTFSRNEETLTQALNQLAEHRWW; the protein is encoded by the coding sequence ATGACAAGGGAAGCACTCGCGGCGGGTGCGATCAACCTCTCACAGGGTATTCCAGACGAGGACGAGACGCCGAATGCAGTCAAGGAAGCGGCTCGGGAAGCGATCACGGCGAACAGTCAGTACACAATTACATGGGGGCTTCCGAAGCTTCGTCAACAAATCAGCGAAAAATATCGTGAATGGAAGGGTGTCGAATACGATTCGGAAACGGAAGTGACGGTCACATGTGGTACCAGTGAAGCGGTAATGTCGGCATTGTTGGCTTTCTGTGGGAAGGGGGACAAGGTGCTTTATTTTGAACCAACGTACGAAAGCTACATTCCCGCGATCAATTTTGCGGGTGCAGAGGGTGTCCCACTCGACATAACGGAGGACTTGACGCTCGACGTAGACGAACTACAGACTGCTGCCCGAGATGCATCCCTTCTCATTTTGAACACGCCGCAAAACCCGACTGGAAAGGTCTTCAGTCGAGCCGAATTAGAAATCATCGCCGACGTCGCAGCGGACGAGAATCTGATCGTCGTCACTGACGAGATATACGAGCACATCGTCTTTGACGATGAGTACGTAAGTCCGGTTGAGGTAGGCAATCTCGCCGACCGGACGATAATCTGTACCGGACTTTCGAAAACGTATAGCGTTACGGGTTGGCGAGTTGGTATCGCACTCGCGCCGGAGCCGCTGTCCCGGGAACTGCGGAAGATCCACGATTACACGAGCATCTGTGCCCCGACGCCGTTTCAAGTCGCTGGCGTCGAGGCGTACTCGCTTCCCCCGGAGTACTACTCCGGACTCAGAGACTCGTATCGTGAGCGCCGAGAACTGCTGTACGATGGTCTTCGCGATGTCGGATTGAATCCCGTGAAACCGGACGGTGCGTATTATATGATGGTGCGATACGATACCGATGAGGACGATATCGCATTCGCAAAAAAGCTCGTCCGACGAGCGGGTGTAGCGACCGTCCCGGGAAGTAGCTTCTATACCGATGGGTCAGCAGATTGGATTCGGTTTACCTTCTCACGGAACGAGGAAACGTTGACGCAAGCGTTGAATCAACTCGCAGAACATAGGTGGTGGTGA
- a CDS encoding agmatinase family protein, producing MNDSERMSASEFRALHEGANVEMAYAGANAFLKGDQRDVDDLEDFDVGVLGVPYDGALTNRPGARYGPEAIRRASAWWAYLSNYKGGLTNMNTGAQVDFSDFRVADCGDVPLFPMNRERTAESIRSHVGTVAEQAFPLTLGGDHYCTYPAFCGFAEGADADSVGLVQIDAHTDTSVESATFGKHYHGSSTRLIAESQYSDFDKISQIGIRGYESPGFFEFADESGLNLYTMRDVHDRGIADVVVDAVEAAATDTDAVYVTFDIDGVDPGVAPGTGTPEPDGLSAHQALQIMEILGTHDDIGAADLMEVSPKYDPTESTQTLGAYLAVTLLERLFAE from the coding sequence ATGAACGACTCCGAACGGATGTCGGCTTCGGAGTTTCGTGCATTGCACGAGGGTGCAAACGTCGAGATGGCGTATGCTGGCGCGAATGCGTTTCTCAAAGGTGACCAACGTGACGTCGATGACCTCGAAGATTTCGACGTCGGTGTTCTCGGTGTGCCGTACGACGGTGCACTCACGAATCGCCCGGGGGCTCGGTATGGTCCTGAAGCGATACGGCGTGCGAGTGCCTGGTGGGCCTATCTGTCGAACTACAAAGGCGGGCTGACGAACATGAATACGGGTGCTCAGGTCGACTTTTCCGATTTTCGTGTCGCCGACTGTGGCGATGTCCCGTTGTTCCCGATGAACCGCGAACGAACCGCAGAAAGTATTCGGTCACACGTCGGAACGGTCGCCGAGCAAGCATTCCCGCTCACGCTGGGCGGGGATCACTACTGTACGTATCCGGCGTTTTGTGGCTTTGCCGAAGGAGCGGACGCGGACTCCGTCGGATTGGTTCAGATCGATGCTCACACTGATACATCCGTCGAGAGTGCGACGTTCGGAAAACACTACCACGGATCGAGCACACGACTCATCGCCGAGTCACAGTACAGCGATTTTGACAAAATCAGCCAGATCGGTATTCGAGGATACGAGAGCCCAGGATTTTTCGAATTCGCCGATGAGTCGGGACTTAATCTCTACACGATGCGCGACGTTCACGACCGCGGTATCGCCGATGTGGTCGTGGACGCCGTCGAAGCCGCAGCAACGGATACGGATGCCGTCTACGTGACGTTTGATATCGACGGTGTTGATCCGGGCGTTGCACCAGGGACTGGAACTCCAGAACCGGACGGATTGAGCGCGCACCAAGCGTTGCAGATAATGGAAATTCTGGGAACCCACGACGATATCGGCGCGGCCGACTTAATGGAGGTTTCACCGAAGTATGACCCGACGGAATCAACCCAGACACTCGGAGCATATCTCGCCGTCACACTCCTCGAACGTTTGTTCGCCGAGTAG
- a CDS encoding DUF3100 domain-containing protein, protein MSSSSDTSRWGPIQTNGRWKIHAKTHLTVLAIVVIAESIGTISFPLGPGKLVLLPMLFAVGFGLLVSYSVLGKHIPPLQQFVSKDVSRLSSPLLIISLMPLGVKYGTLVGPSFQQLIDAGFAFVFQELGNLGTIFLALPLALLLGLKREAIGSAVSIAREPTLGVITDKYGIESPEGRGVLGTYLTGTVLGTVFFGLLGGYATVTGLHPLALSMACGMGSASMMTACSASLAKAVPASVATDEKILSFAATSNLLTGITGLYIVLFVGLPLINKLYAYLAPLLGREQ, encoded by the coding sequence ATGTCATCAAGTTCTGACACGAGTCGCTGGGGCCCAATTCAAACGAACGGTCGATGGAAAATCCACGCGAAAACACATTTGACTGTCCTTGCAATCGTGGTTATTGCGGAATCGATCGGGACGATTTCGTTTCCACTCGGACCCGGAAAGCTCGTCCTTCTGCCGATGCTGTTTGCAGTTGGCTTCGGTCTCCTCGTCAGCTACAGCGTTCTTGGAAAGCACATACCCCCGCTGCAGCAGTTCGTCTCGAAAGACGTTAGCCGCCTGAGTTCGCCGCTGCTCATCATCTCCCTGATGCCACTTGGCGTCAAATACGGAACACTGGTCGGCCCATCGTTTCAGCAACTCATCGATGCTGGGTTCGCGTTCGTCTTCCAGGAGTTAGGGAACCTGGGGACGATTTTTCTCGCACTTCCACTTGCGCTCCTCTTGGGATTGAAGCGGGAAGCGATTGGAAGTGCCGTCAGTATCGCACGAGAGCCCACACTTGGCGTTATCACCGATAAGTACGGAATCGAATCACCGGAGGGACGCGGGGTCCTTGGAACGTACCTCACTGGAACAGTTTTAGGGACCGTCTTTTTCGGACTCCTCGGAGGATATGCAACAGTCACTGGACTTCACCCGCTCGCACTTTCGATGGCGTGTGGGATGGGGAGTGCAAGTATGATGACGGCCTGCTCGGCATCACTCGCAAAAGCAGTCCCGGCAAGCGTTGCCACTGACGAGAAAATCCTCTCGTTCGCAGCAACGAGTAACCTTCTCACGGGCATTACCGGCCTCTATATCGTTCTGTTTGTCGGCCTGCCACTCATCAACAAACTCTATGCGTATCTTGCACCCCTTCTCGGGAGGGAGCAATGA
- a CDS encoding sulfurtransferase, giving the protein MSDISHSDPEIEEQYSGHDDVLVSPDWLHDHLDAFQSDDPDYRLVEADIEYEKSYAEAHIPGAVGFRWGTHLQDSIERDILKRAEFEEIVQDAGITRDTTVVLYGDESNQWAAYAYWQFKYYGHEDVRLLDGGRPYWFDNEYPTTDAVPNFTSREYESGGPNEDLRAYLDRVKEVAAIEGESSAEGRAEVGDDPEIPMVDVRSEAEYRGEKIAPEGSEETARRAGHIPGATNITWKENLDDEGRFKEGDDLQSVYAERDINGDSEIISYCRIGERSSITWFALHELLGWDVTNYDGSWTEWGNLVRQPVAVDVDEPASADTKK; this is encoded by the coding sequence ATGAGCGATATCAGCCACTCCGACCCCGAGATCGAAGAGCAGTACAGCGGCCATGATGACGTTCTGGTTTCACCGGATTGGCTACACGACCACCTCGACGCGTTCCAGTCGGACGATCCCGACTATCGACTCGTCGAAGCTGATATCGAATATGAAAAATCCTATGCGGAAGCGCACATCCCTGGAGCCGTCGGATTTCGCTGGGGAACTCATCTGCAGGATTCCATCGAGCGCGATATTCTGAAACGAGCGGAGTTCGAGGAGATCGTACAGGATGCAGGAATCACGAGAGATACGACGGTCGTCCTCTACGGCGACGAGTCCAACCAGTGGGCTGCCTACGCGTACTGGCAGTTCAAATACTACGGACACGAAGATGTTCGCCTTCTCGATGGTGGTCGTCCATACTGGTTTGACAACGAGTATCCGACGACTGACGCGGTTCCCAACTTCACCTCGCGAGAGTACGAATCGGGAGGCCCCAACGAGGATCTCAGAGCATATCTCGACCGCGTTAAGGAAGTCGCCGCTATCGAAGGTGAGTCTTCGGCCGAGGGCCGGGCCGAGGTCGGTGATGATCCCGAAATACCGATGGTCGATGTTCGCTCTGAAGCGGAGTATCGTGGTGAAAAGATCGCTCCCGAGGGGAGCGAAGAAACGGCACGTCGGGCTGGACATATTCCCGGTGCGACAAATATTACATGGAAAGAAAACCTCGACGACGAGGGGCGCTTCAAGGAAGGTGATGACTTGCAGTCGGTGTACGCCGAACGGGATATCAACGGCGACAGCGAGATAATATCGTACTGCCGAATCGGTGAGCGCTCCTCTATTACGTGGTTCGCGCTGCATGAGCTCCTTGGTTGGGATGTTACGAACTACGATGGATCATGGACCGAGTGGGGAAACCTCGTCCGACAACCGGTCGCGGTTGACGTGGACGAACCGGCGTCGGCAGATACGAAAAAATAA
- a CDS encoding fumarylacetoacetate hydrolase family protein codes for MRIARLLTSNGPVAGSYKDGTLYADDGVYEVGVDGRLLPPCEPSALYCVGRNYATTLEQMEYEQPEEPDFFIKPTASLIAHDQPIPYPTWTDELTYAGELVAVIDERCRNLTPDEAPDVVRGYTIMNDVDALDQVGRTARKAFDGSAPLGPWIETDVEPTNLTMETYVGGEKRQESNTELMLFNPYEVISHLSKRFTLRPGDCIAFGSPKNPGLVESGETVEITYDGVGTLINTVSDASFP; via the coding sequence ATGCGAATCGCACGACTTCTCACTTCGAACGGCCCCGTTGCCGGTAGCTACAAGGATGGAACTCTATACGCCGACGACGGCGTCTACGAGGTCGGTGTCGATGGACGCCTGCTCCCACCCTGCGAACCAAGTGCCCTCTACTGCGTCGGGCGCAACTACGCGACGACGCTCGAACAAATGGAGTACGAGCAGCCGGAGGAACCGGATTTCTTCATCAAACCGACAGCGAGCCTCATCGCGCACGACCAGCCGATTCCATACCCCACGTGGACTGATGAACTCACCTATGCAGGGGAACTGGTTGCCGTTATCGACGAACGGTGCCGAAATCTCACACCCGATGAAGCGCCGGACGTGGTTCGCGGGTACACTATTATGAATGATGTGGACGCCCTCGACCAAGTTGGCCGTACCGCACGGAAAGCCTTCGACGGTTCCGCCCCGCTCGGCCCATGGATCGAGACGGACGTTGAACCCACCAATTTAACCATGGAAACGTACGTTGGCGGAGAGAAGCGACAAGAATCGAACACCGAGCTGATGCTGTTCAACCCATACGAAGTAATCTCTCATCTTTCCAAACGGTTCACCCTTCGACCGGGCGACTGTATCGCGTTCGGCAGCCCGAAAAATCCAGGACTCGTCGAGTCGGGTGAGACAGTCGAAATCACATACGATGGCGTCGGAACGTTGATAAATACGGTCAGCGACGCGTCGTTTCCATAA
- a CDS encoding aminotransferase family protein — MSRQHPVGEADASIHHWYNPDTNPVNIAEGDGISVWDTDGNEYLDFCSQLYCTNLGHSNEAVIEAMDEQARNIPYVSSAKRTPSRDTLANQLAQIAPSNLSHTFFSISGSEANEIAVQLAREHQDAPTVLTRWRSYHGGTYGAGALTGDPETRATIERHAATSGAAKFLPPIPKAFDTDDPEELARKAADHLEFVIRNEDPDSIAAILMEPVAGTSGAFPAPPGYFDRVRDLCDEYDILLIADEVITGFGRCGDWFGIQTEDVDPDMITFAKGVTSAYAPLAGVIVTPELASFVRSNGFDIGQTFGGHPVGCAAGSAAIDEYSDGVIENVSELEATLRSGLQELATNHEVVTDVRGRGFLWGVEFADPSTGEAFHDPRVDDGENPVSDVIRESRDRGVLFGGGRPGFQIIISPPLIANEAELEQAVTTLDESIATVFEDR, encoded by the coding sequence ATGTCCCGACAACACCCCGTCGGAGAGGCGGACGCATCGATCCACCACTGGTACAATCCGGATACGAACCCTGTAAATATAGCTGAAGGTGACGGTATCTCGGTTTGGGATACCGATGGAAACGAATATCTCGACTTCTGTTCACAGCTGTACTGCACGAATCTCGGTCACAGCAACGAAGCGGTGATCGAGGCGATGGACGAACAAGCGCGCAACATCCCGTACGTTTCGTCCGCAAAACGTACCCCGTCCCGGGATACGCTCGCGAACCAACTCGCTCAAATCGCGCCATCCAACCTCTCGCATACCTTCTTTTCCATTTCCGGAAGCGAGGCCAACGAGATTGCCGTTCAGCTCGCTCGTGAACATCAAGATGCCCCGACGGTTCTCACCCGATGGCGTTCCTATCACGGTGGTACGTACGGAGCAGGTGCCCTAACTGGAGACCCCGAGACACGAGCAACGATCGAACGTCATGCGGCGACTTCGGGGGCGGCGAAGTTCCTCCCACCAATTCCGAAAGCGTTCGATACTGATGACCCGGAAGAACTAGCCCGAAAAGCGGCCGACCACCTCGAATTCGTGATTCGAAATGAAGATCCGGATTCTATCGCGGCGATACTGATGGAGCCGGTCGCCGGAACGAGCGGTGCGTTCCCCGCCCCACCGGGATATTTCGACCGCGTCAGGGATCTCTGCGACGAATACGATATTCTGCTCATCGCTGATGAAGTCATTACCGGCTTCGGTCGATGTGGGGATTGGTTCGGCATTCAGACCGAAGACGTGGACCCCGACATGATCACGTTTGCAAAGGGGGTCACGAGCGCATACGCCCCATTGGCCGGGGTTATCGTCACTCCCGAATTAGCCTCGTTTGTCAGGTCGAACGGATTCGACATCGGACAAACCTTCGGTGGACATCCCGTTGGCTGTGCGGCAGGGTCCGCCGCGATCGACGAATATTCTGACGGTGTCATCGAGAACGTTTCCGAACTGGAAGCGACTCTTCGATCGGGGCTACAGGAGTTGGCGACGAATCACGAAGTCGTGACCGACGTTCGTGGCCGAGGCTTCCTCTGGGGAGTCGAATTCGCGGACCCATCGACGGGTGAGGCCTTCCACGATCCGCGCGTGGATGACGGTGAGAATCCAGTTTCGGACGTGATTCGCGAATCACGGGATCGAGGCGTGTTGTTCGGCGGTGGCCGTCCGGGATTCCAGATCATCATCTCGCCACCGCTCATCGCGAACGAAGCTGAACTCGAACAGGCAGTAACTACCCTCGACGAATCGATAGCAACCGTGTTCGAAGACCGATAA